One window of the Shewanella khirikhana genome contains the following:
- a CDS encoding D-2-hydroxyacid dehydrogenase — translation MRHKLLLLTRENDRYRSLLASCHLPDLELLNDDPAGIRRADIWLAEPGLAAPLLGHADRLRWMQSTFAGVDLLVKPRQRRDYLLTNVRGIFGPLMSEYLFGYLLARQREHQLYKSQQQQKVWLPGSYKTLQGSELLLLGTGSIAKHIAQTAKHFGMRVTGINRCAKPTVGFDEVSSLDALPELIQRADAIASILPSTEQTRGALNAHTLGLMKDDAVLFNLGRGDVLDLDALAMQMSQKPAQQAVLDVFNQEPLPEEHPIWSLDNVIITPHIAAPSFPEQVAEIFTNNYHKFLMGESLSHRVNFERGY, via the coding sequence TTGAGACACAAGCTACTGCTGTTGACCCGGGAAAACGATCGCTATCGCTCCTTGTTGGCGTCTTGTCATTTACCGGATCTCGAATTACTGAACGACGACCCCGCGGGCATTCGCCGCGCGGATATCTGGCTCGCCGAGCCCGGCCTGGCCGCGCCGCTGCTGGGTCATGCGGATCGTCTGCGCTGGATGCAGTCCACCTTTGCCGGGGTAGACTTGCTGGTAAAGCCCAGACAAAGGCGCGATTACCTGCTCACCAATGTGCGCGGGATCTTCGGCCCCTTGATGAGCGAATACCTGTTTGGCTACCTGCTGGCTCGCCAGCGCGAACATCAGCTGTACAAAAGCCAGCAGCAACAAAAAGTATGGTTGCCTGGCAGCTACAAAACCCTGCAGGGTTCAGAACTGTTACTGCTGGGAACCGGCTCCATCGCCAAACATATTGCACAAACCGCCAAGCATTTTGGTATGAGAGTCACAGGTATCAACCGCTGCGCCAAACCGACGGTGGGATTTGATGAAGTCTCTTCCCTCGATGCGCTGCCAGAACTGATCCAGAGGGCCGATGCCATTGCCAGCATACTGCCATCGACTGAGCAAACCCGGGGCGCGCTGAACGCGCACACCCTTGGTCTGATGAAAGATGATGCGGTGCTGTTTAATCTGGGGCGGGGCGATGTGCTGGATTTGGATGCGCTGGCGATGCAAATGTCGCAAAAGCCCGCGCAGCAGGCGGTACTCGATGTGTTTAATCAGGAGCCGCTGCCGGAAGAGCATCCGATTTGGAGCCTGGATAACGTCATCATTACCCCGCACATTGCTGCGCCAAGCTTTCCGGAGCAGGTGG